A stretch of DNA from Streptococcus sp. NPS 308:
AAATCGTCAATCTGGATGGATCCGCTATCTGGTGTTTCAAGATAGTTAAGGCTACGCAAGAAAGTTGATTTCCCTGCTCCAGATGAACCAATCAAGGCTACTACTTCTCCCTTTTGGATATCCAAGTCCAGATGATCCAAGACAGTCTGACCTGAAAAGGATTTGCTTAAATTCGAAATCTTAATCATTAACGTAGGTCTCCTTTCACATCTGTAGTTACTGTATCCGGCGCAGAAATTTGCATTTTCTTCTCGATAAAACGACCGAGGCTTTCGATTCCGATATTGACTACCCAGTAAACAAGGGCTACGGAGATGAATCGCTCAAAGTAACGATAATCAGCTCCACCCAAAATCTGAGCCTGAGCAAAAACTTCGACAACACCCGCACTAAAGGCTAGCGAAGTTCCCTTGGTCAAACCGATGAGGGAATTGATCAAGGTTGGAGTAGCTACCACCGCTGCATTAGGAATAATGACACGACGATAAACTTGCGCACGGGTCATCCCCAGACTGCGTGCCGCTTCAATCTCACCAGGATTGACAGAAAGAATGGCTGCACGAATGGTTTCGCTGGCATAAGCTGCCTCATTAAAGGCAAAAGCTACGATAGCAAAGGTTGCTGCAGGAATAGCATTGATATTGAAGCTGGTTCCCCATTGTTGATTGAGGGCTTTCAAAGCAAGTGGAATCCCATAGTAGGTCAACATAAGCTGAACCAAAATCGGTGTCCCTTTTAAAAAGCTGACAAAAAAGGCCTGTAAGGGATATAAAATCTTAACACGGTTTATTTTAACAATGGCAAAAACCAAGGCTAGCACCAAACCAAAAATCGCACCGCTAAGCGTCAACATGATAGTTGTGGGAAGTTGTTGGACAATTCTTGGAATCCCATCAAAAACCGAACGCAAGCTAAAGAGCTTACCGTCTGGAATCAGCTGCATCAAGCTCTGGTACCAATCTGATGCTAAAAGTGTTGTAACAGTCATAAAAACATCCTCTCCTGATAATGATTCATTCTACCATACTTCTGCTCGCAAGCAAATTATTTGCTACGGGTAAAGCAGACTTTGTCTATCTTCTAGTTTATCACACTTTAAAACAGGGAAGCTATATATTTTACCTATCAAGAAGATAGATAAAAACTATTTCAAGCCCAGTTCCCCGTAGGATTTTCTATAGCCGATTTGCTTAACAGCACCATTCTCCACCAAAATTGGACGTTTCAATAACATGCCATCACTCGCTAGAAGCTTGGCAGCTTCTTGATTTGATAGACTTCCAACCTTATCCTTCAAGCCAAGTTCACGGTACTTGATACCACTGGTATTGAAAAATTGTTTCACTTCAAAACCAGAAGTTTCTAGCCAGTTTAAAATAACTTCTTCACTTGGTGTTTCTTCTACAATATGGATATCTTGATAGTCAAGTCCGAGTTGGTCAAGTTCATTCTTTGCTTTCTTACAAGTTGAACATTTTGGGTATTCGATAAATTCTAACATCTTCTTTTCTTTCTATTTTTTATTCTCTTGAAATGCTGCACCTTCATGTTGCAAGAGCCAGGCTTTCTTTTCGACTCCCGATGCATAGCCTGTCAGACGATTGCCTGACCCCAGCACACGATGACAGGGTACAAGGATGGACCAGGGATTACGCCCCACTGCTCCGCCAATAGCTTGGGCAGAATTCACCTGCAAGTCTTGAGCTATTTGTCCGTAAGTTACTGTTTGACCGTAAGGAATAGCCTGTAAGTAAGCCCAGACTCGCTTTTCAAAATCCGTTCCAATGGGAGCCAAAGGTAAGTCAGATAGATCCTGAACACTGCCTTCGAAATAGGTATCTAAATAGGAAATAACTTGCTCTAATACAGGATGGCTACCAACTTCTTCTATCGTTTCATCCCCTAATCCTCTCTCAAAATGAGTTTGGTCCTGCACCCAAATCCCAAACAAATATTGCTCATCAGCAACTAAGGACAAGGTTCCAATTGGCGATAAGTAGAGCATTTTTGAATACTTTTTCTGCGTCATTTTTTTAATCTCTGATAGGCCAAGCGTTCCCCATCAACTGGAACTTTTCCGACCTGACTGAATCCAAGTTTTTCAAAGATATGCTGCATGGCCTTGTTTTGTGCATGCGTATCTGAACGAAAATCTAGATAATCAAAACCTTCAATCAAGCCTTCTAGGAAAGTCTGAGCAACTCCTTGTCCTTGGACATCTGTTGCCACAGCGATACGGTGAAAGACCAGATATTCTGATTCTTCCCCATGCCAACTTCCTTCATAAATGGCTTCATAGGCTTCCTCTGGGCTCTTGGTCACAGCAGCATAGGCTAACAGTTCTCCTCCCTCTTCCAATGCCACATAGGCTTGACCAGAGATGATATCATCAATAATGATGTCAGCATTTGGATAGCCATTTTGCCACTGGTCACTACCAGACTTGGCTAAACACTTTTTGGCATCCTCCATCACCTGCATAATCGCATCTACTTCGTTTGGAAAAGCTAAACGAATCTCCATCTTTTCCCCTCATTTCTAACTATTTTCTCTCATCATAGCATAATTTAAAGCTTTCTACAAGCAGTTGAAACTTGACTTTTATTTTTTATTATTTTATAATCTAGTTATTAAAACTAGATAAAAAGGAGTTGGAAATGAATTCTAACTTTTCCTACCCAAAATGGGAAGACATTCCAAACATTGACCTCTATCTGGATCAGGTTTTACTTTATGTCAATCAAGTCTGTGCTCCTATCTCTCCAGATAAAGACAAGGGGCTAACAGCATCCATGGTCAATAACTATGTTAAACATGGTTACCTGACAAAGCCTGACAAGAAAAAATACCAACGCAAACAGATTGCCCGTTTGATTGCCATCACCACTCTCAAGTCTGTCTTTTCGATCCAAGAAATCGCTCAGACACTGAATAGTCTACAAACTCAAGCGAGCTCAGACCAGCTCTACGACGCTTTTGTGGACTACATGAACCATGGGATTGATCCAGAAAATCCTATTATCCAAACCAGCTGTCAAACGGTTAAACTCTATCATCAAACTCTAGACTTAATCCTTAGCAAAGAAGAGGAGAAAATCCAATGAACACCAGCCTAAAGCTCAGTAAAAAACTTAGTTTTGGAGAGGAAATTGCTAATAGCGTGACCCATGCTGTGGGTGCCGTTATCATGCTCATCCTACTTCCTATTTCATCCACCTATAGTTATGAAGCACATGGATTTTTATCGTCTTTTGGCGTTTCTATCTTTGTTATCAGTCTCTTTCTCATGTTCCTCTCGTCAACCATTTACCACTCTATGGCCTATGGTTCGACCCACAAATACGTCTTGCGAATCATCGACCATTCTATGATTTATGTGGCTATCGCAGGCTCTTATACGCCAGTCGTCTTGACTTTGATGAATAACTGGTTTGGGTATCTGATTATTGCCATTCAATGGGGAACGACCATCTTTGGCATTCTCTATAAAATCTTTGCTAAAAAGGTTAATGAGAAATTCAGCCTTGCCCTTTACCTGATTATGGGCTGGTTGGTTCTAGCTATCATTCCTGCCATTATCAGTCAAACAACGCCAATTTTCTGGAGTCTCATGGTAACTGGCGGACTCTGTTATACAGTTGGAGCTGGATTTTACGCTAAGAAAAAACCTTATTTTCACATGATTTGGCATCTCTTTATCCTAGCAGCATCTGCACTCCAATACATCGCGATTGTTTATTACATGTAAAAAAGTTGAGAATCTTTTCTCAACTTTTTTCTTTACACATATTGATAAAGTACTGGTGCAAGCGAGCATCATCTGTTAACTCTGGATGAAAAGAGGTCACCAGCATATTTTTTTCTTGAGCTGCAACGATTTGGTCGTCTAGGGTTGCTAGGATTTCAACACCCTCTCCAAGACTACTGATAATTGGTCCGCGGATAAAGGTCATTGGAATCTTGCCAACTCCCTTACATTCTGCCTCTGTATAGAAGCTTCCCAGTTGGCGGCCATAGGCATTGCGTTCAACCACTATATCCATGGTTCCAAGATGACTTTCTTCCTGGGAAGTGATTTCCTTAGCCAGCAAAATCAAGCCTGCGCAAGTACCAAAAACGGGAAGACCAGATAAAATGGCTTCTCGGATTGGAACCAGCATCTGCTGGTCACGCAAGAGTTTGCCCATGGTTGTAGATTCCCCACCAGGCAAAATCAAACCGGACAAGTCACTCTGACGTTGTTGAAAATCATCTAAATTTCTGATTTCAACACTAACAACACCTAAGTTTTCTAACACTTTTGCATGCTCTTCAAAGGCACCTTGCAAGGCTAATATTCCGATTTTCATCTATTTTCCTCGCTCAGCCATGAGAATTTGGATTTCATTCTCATTGATACCAACCATGGCTTCCCCAAGATCTTCTGAAATTTGTGCTAAGATTTGTGGGTTTTGGTAATTGGTTACGGCTTTGACAATGGCACTTGCTCGTTTAACAGGGTCTCCTGATTTGAAAATACCTGAACCGACAAAGACGCCCTCTGCTCCCAATTGCATCATCAGCGCAGCATCTGCTGGCGTTGCAACGCCTCCAGCTGCAAAGTTTACAACTGGCAATTTTCCATGTTCATGGACATACTGAACCAATTCAATAGGGACTTGCAAGTCTTTGGCAGCAACATAGAGCTCGTCTTCACGTAGGTTTTGAATGCGGCGAATTTCCTGATTCATCATACGCATATGGCGAACGGCTTGAACAATGTCTCCTGTACCGGGTTCTCCTTTTGTACGAATCATGGAAGCTCCTTCAGCGATACGACGCAAGGCTTCACCCAAGTCCTTAGCTCCACAGACAAAAGGAACTTGGAATTCCTTCTTGTCCACATGGAAACGATCGTCAGCTGGAGACAACACTTCACTCTCATCGATATAGTCAATCTCAATAGCCTCTAAAATCTGAGCTTCTACAAAATGTCCAATTCTAACTTTGGCCATCACTGGAATGCTCACTGCTTCTTGGATCTCCTTAATCATCTTTGGATCACTCATACGAGAAACACCACCAACTGCACGAATATCAGCCGGAATCCGCTCTAAGGCCATAACAGCTGCCGCACCAGCAGCCTCTGCGATACGAGCCTGTTCAGGGTTCTGCACATCCATGATAACACCGCCCTTAAGCATCTGCGCCAAGTTTTTATTTAGTTCATAACGATTTTCAGTCATTTCTTTATCCTCATCATTTGTATTGGTAGCTACCATTTCATTTTAAGCCAGAAAAGAATGAACCACAAGATAAAAAAACAATAATTGTATGGGTACAGATTAATTAAAAAACTATCTGACCTTAACTTAAGGCCAGATAGCTCAGCTATTGTTATTTTTCAGCTGTAAGTGCAGCCATTGTGATGTAGTTGTAAGGTTTGTTAAAGTGTGGCAAGAAGAATAGGTCTGTCAAAGCCAACTTGTCAATTGTCACATGTTCTTGGATAGCAAGTGAGAACATATGAATTCCCATGCTGATAGCAGAATCACGTGATACCATTTGAGCACCAAGAATTTCGCGACTGTCTTTATCAAAGACAATCTTGATGGCAACTTCATGGTTGTCGTGCTTCATAAATTCTGGTTTTTGAAGATCGTTAAAGCCTGTTTCAGTTGCGTTGTAACCAGCAGCTTTAGCTTTTTCAAGAGTCAAACCAGTTGAAACCATGTGCAGACCGTAGATTGAGATACCGTTTGATCCTTGTACACCGATTCCTTCAAGTTCGTGTCCACAAGCGTTGTAAGCACCAACGATACCAGTACGAACAGCGTTTGAAGCAAGCGCGATGTAGCTAGTGTCTTTACGAGCGTTGTCATAAACAGTCGCACAGTCACCTACTGCATAAACACCTGGAATTGATGTTTCTTGTTTCTTGTCTACAAGGAAGGCACCGTTACGGAAGAGTTCAATCTTACCATCAGCAAGAGCTGTGTTTGGACGGAAACCAACTGCAAGAACAACCATATCCACATCAAATGTTTCTTTGTCTGTTACCAAGCGTTCAACTTTACCATCACCTTGGATAGCTTTTACTGTTTGACCAAGTGCCAAGCGGATGTTGTTGTCTTCCAAGTTCTTCGCCATCATTTGAGTGAAGTCTTTGTCGTAGTAGCCGTTCAAAACAGTGTCTACGATATCAACAAGAACAACTTCTTTTCCAAGACGTTCGAAAGCTTCAGCAAGTTCAACACCGATATAACCACCACCAACAACTGCGATGCGCTCAAGGTGTTTGCTCTTGTCAGCAAGTTTTTCGATAACTTCTTCTGCGTTTTGGTACAACTTAACAAATTGAACATTTTCAAGTGTTGCTTTGAATTCGCGGTTGCCCTTAACGATTTCAACACCTTCGATTGGAGGCAAGATTGGAGTTGAACCAGTCGCAAAGATCAATTTGTCATAAGACTCTTTATGTTCTTGACCTTCAACTTCTGCTGTCACAACTTTATTGTCATAGTCGATTGAAAGAACAGGTGAGTTCATGTAAACTTTTGCACCCTTAGCTTCCAATTTTTCTTTATCAGAGTAGAACAAGCCTTCAGCTCCGTCGATTTGTTCCCCGATCCAAAGCGCCATTCCACAACCAAGGAATGAAATATTTGAGTTTTGGTCAAATACAACGATTTCATTTTCATGTCCAAAATTGTCCAACATAGTATTGATACATGCTGTACCAGCGTGGTTAGCACCAACTACAACGATTTTACTCATAGAAAATTTCCTACCTTTAATTTAAAATTTACCTTTCTAGTATAACATTTACTGTTAGCGTTTACAAGGTATTTGCTTAGAATTCTCTTATTTTAAGCAATTTTAAGTTTTATTATATTATTTTTTTTGAGTTTCTATCTTTTTTTATATTTTTTGAGCATATTTCTTGACTTTTTGTTAAAATTTATTTGTGAAAACGCTGACTTTATGTTATGCTAGAAACATGGAAATAAAATGTAAGGGGTTCAATTCTCGTAAATTTAACCTAGCTTGAATATTTCCTCTGAAGAAGAAAGGAGTTGGTAGCTTGCCTCTTCGTTCACGTTCTGAACGACTCATGGGAACAACTATCACGATTTCATTAGTAGATGAACAGGCAGATTGCCTGCTTCAAGGAGCCTTTGATTTACTCAGAGAGCTCGAGTACCGCTTCAACGCCAACAGTCAAGAATCCGAATTGATGGAGATCAATCACCAGGCTGGAATTGCTCCGGTCAAGGTCCATCCTGACTTATTTGAACTGATTGCTCTTGGGTTAGAACATAGTCTAGCTCCATCTAGCCATCTCAATATCAGTATTGGTCCCTTGATTCAAACCTGGCGAATCGGTTTTTCAGATGCTCTACTCCCCGAGCTAAACGAAATCGAAGCTGTCTTGCCTCTAGTTGACCCGCATTTTATCAAGTTAGATCCAGCTAGCTCTACTGTATTTTTAGAGAAAAAGGGAATGAAACTTGATTTAGGTTGCTTAGCTAAAGGCTATAGTGCAGATAAGGTTGCTCAGTATTTAAAAGTACACGGAGTCACTTCTGCCTTGATCAATCTCGGAGGAAATATCCTCACCATCGGGAACAATCAAGCCAAAGAAGGGAAAGACTGGCAAATCGGTATTCAAGATCCACGAAATCCTCGTGGCAATCATCTCCTAACCATTCCTGTTTCTAACAAATCCGTCGTCACTTCTGGTATCTATGAACGCCACATGACAATAGACGGAGAAGACTATCACCATATTTTTGATAGCGAGACAGGATTCCCTGTCGAAACAGAGCTCGCTAGCCTAACGATTATCTCAGATAAATCCGTCGATGGTGAGATTTGGACAACCCGCCTATTCGGAGAACGTAGCGCTTCTATCCTCTGGCAAGTCGAAAGTTTAGATGGCATCGAAGCCATTCTCATCGACAAAGAGGGGAACCTTACATGTTCTTCAGGCCTTTAAATTTGTATTATGTAAAAAGAGAAAGGAAATCTCATGCTAAAACTTATTGCCATTGTTGGAACGAACTCTAAACGTTCTACAAACCGCCAATTGCTCCAATACATGCAAAAACACTTCGCCGACAAGGCTGAGATTGAACTTGTTGAAATCAAGGATATCCCTGTTTTCAACAAACCAGCAGATAAACTTCTTCCTGCTGAAATTCTTGAAATTGCGGCTAAAATTGAAGCATCTGATGGTGTCATCATCGGTACCCCTGAGTACGACCACTCAATCCCTGCAGTTTTGATGAGCGCTCTTGCTTGGCTATCTTATGGTATCTACCCACTTTTGAACAAACCAATCATGATCACTGGTGCTTCTTACGGAACTCTTGGTTCATCTCGTGCTCAATTGCAACTTCGTCAAATCTTGAACGCTCCTGAAATTAAGGCAAATGTTCTTCCAGATGAATTCTTGCTTTCTCACTCTCTTCAAGCATTTAACCCAAGTGGTGACTTGGTTGACCTTGATGTCATCAAGAAATTGGATGCCATCTTTGATGACTTCCGTATCTTTGTGAAGATTACTGAGAAATTGCGCAATGCGCAAGAATTGCTTCGCAAAGATGCAGAAGAATTTGACTGGGAAAATTTGTAAGATAGGAGACCGAAAGAATGAAATTTGTTGGACTTGTTGGATCAAACTACGATCAATCATATAACCGCAAACTCTTGGAATTTATTCGTCGTAATTTCAAATTCAAATTTGAATTAGAAGTTCTTGAAATCGACGAAGTTCCAATGTTTAACCAAGACGAAAAATGGGACGAAAGCTTCCAATTGCGTTTCTTGTATAACAAGATTACACGTGCTGATGGTGTCATAATTGCGACTCCTGAGCACAACCACACTATCTCAGCTTCTCTCAAATCTGTACTTGAATGGCTTTCATACGAAGTTCATCCATTTGAAAACAAACCTGTTATGATTGTGGGAGCATCATACTACGACCAAGGGACTTCACGTGCCCAAGTTCACCTTCGTAAGATTCTTGACGCTCCTGGTGTCAATGCCTACACACTTCCAGGTAATGAATTCCTTCTTGGTAAAGCCAAAGAAGCTTTTGATAACAATGGAAACATCACCAACGAAGGCACTGTTAAATTCCTTGAAACTTGCTTAGATAACTTTGTAAAATACGTAGGAGTCGTTTCGAAATTGAAAAAACCAAAACCAATCGAACCAGAAGACTTGGATTGTGGAAAACCAATTGCTACAACCATTACAGAAGTTGACCCTGATGATCCAGAATGGGTAGAAAAAGTTGCAGCAATCACTGGGGCTGTTTCTGGTGATACCTATGTCAAATTGGACCACGGTATCCTGACAGTTAACCAAATCGATATGTTCTTGAAAGCTATGCCATTTGAATTGACATATGCTGATGATAACAACCAATTCCTCTACTACAACAACGCTCACCAAGATCCAGACACCATGTTTGCTAAACGTGTACCACCTCAATCAGGTAGCCGTATGTCAACTGTGCATGGTTCTCTTCCGCCAGCACGCATGAAAAATGTAGAGTGGGTTATCGGAACACTTCGCAACGGAAACCAAGAATACGTCCGTACGATCGTTCCAGGTTCTCCTGCAGGTGTCATCAACACACACAACTACCAAGCAATGTACTATCCTGATGGATCATACGCTGGAATCAATGAAATCGTCTTTAACTTCCAACCATGGCTTGACTGGTACCTAAAAGAAACGGGTCAACGTTTGGTGGGTGGTAGCGGATCATTTGCTCCTGCAGCTGGAGGTCATGGAGACGCCGATGCTACTTCTGGCGCTTCTGATTCAGGTGATGCTGGAGGCCACGGTGGTGACGCAGACGCTACTTCTGGTGCAAGCAACTAAGAAACCAAAAAGGAGCCAGGTGGCTCCTTTTTTATTACAACAGAAAAGGGGCTTGTAAATCATCTACAAACCCCTTTCGTTTTATGAGTTAGGATCATCTAAACTACGGCCGTGTAAACCTTTTTCACGTTGTACTTGGCGTAGTTTTTCTGGTGTGACGTCATTTCCTTCTTCGTCGACAATTTTGATTCCTTCAATGTGGTGGCGAACAGAACGACGATAGCCTTCAATATACTCCTCACG
This window harbors:
- a CDS encoding amino acid ABC transporter permease, which gives rise to MTVTTLLASDWYQSLMQLIPDGKLFSLRSVFDGIPRIVQQLPTTIMLTLSGAIFGLVLALVFAIVKINRVKILYPLQAFFVSFLKGTPILVQLMLTYYGIPLALKALNQQWGTSFNINAIPAATFAIVAFAFNEAAYASETIRAAILSVNPGEIEAARSLGMTRAQVYRRVIIPNAAVVATPTLINSLIGLTKGTSLAFSAGVVEVFAQAQILGGADYRYFERFISVALVYWVVNIGIESLGRFIEKKMQISAPDTVTTDVKGDLR
- a CDS encoding arsenate reductase family protein: MLEFIEYPKCSTCKKAKNELDQLGLDYQDIHIVEETPSEEVILNWLETSGFEVKQFFNTSGIKYRELGLKDKVGSLSNQEAAKLLASDGMLLKRPILVENGAVKQIGYRKSYGELGLK
- a CDS encoding methylated-DNA--[protein]-cysteine S-methyltransferase produces the protein MTQKKYSKMLYLSPIGTLSLVADEQYLFGIWVQDQTHFERGLGDETIEEVGSHPVLEQVISYLDTYFEGSVQDLSDLPLAPIGTDFEKRVWAYLQAIPYGQTVTYGQIAQDLQVNSAQAIGGAVGRNPWSILVPCHRVLGSGNRLTGYASGVEKKAWLLQHEGAAFQENKK
- a CDS encoding GNAT family N-acetyltransferase, which gives rise to MEIRLAFPNEVDAIMQVMEDAKKCLAKSGSDQWQNGYPNADIIIDDIISGQAYVALEEGGELLAYAAVTKSPEEAYEAIYEGSWHGEESEYLVFHRIAVATDVQGQGVAQTFLEGLIEGFDYLDFRSDTHAQNKAMQHIFEKLGFSQVGKVPVDGERLAYQRLKK
- a CDS encoding DUF1836 domain-containing protein: MNSNFSYPKWEDIPNIDLYLDQVLLYVNQVCAPISPDKDKGLTASMVNNYVKHGYLTKPDKKKYQRKQIARLIAITTLKSVFSIQEIAQTLNSLQTQASSDQLYDAFVDYMNHGIDPENPIIQTSCQTVKLYHQTLDLILSKEEEKIQ
- the trhA gene encoding PAQR family membrane homeostasis protein TrhA, encoding MNTSLKLSKKLSFGEEIANSVTHAVGAVIMLILLPISSTYSYEAHGFLSSFGVSIFVISLFLMFLSSTIYHSMAYGSTHKYVLRIIDHSMIYVAIAGSYTPVVLTLMNNWFGYLIIAIQWGTTIFGILYKIFAKKVNEKFSLALYLIMGWLVLAIIPAIISQTTPIFWSLMVTGGLCYTVGAGFYAKKKPYFHMIWHLFILAASALQYIAIVYYM
- the pdxT gene encoding pyridoxal 5'-phosphate synthase glutaminase subunit PdxT: MKIGILALQGAFEEHAKVLENLGVVSVEIRNLDDFQQRQSDLSGLILPGGESTTMGKLLRDQQMLVPIREAILSGLPVFGTCAGLILLAKEITSQEESHLGTMDIVVERNAYGRQLGSFYTEAECKGVGKIPMTFIRGPIISSLGEGVEILATLDDQIVAAQEKNMLVTSFHPELTDDARLHQYFINMCKEKS
- the pdxS gene encoding pyridoxal 5'-phosphate synthase lyase subunit PdxS; this encodes MTENRYELNKNLAQMLKGGVIMDVQNPEQARIAEAAGAAAVMALERIPADIRAVGGVSRMSDPKMIKEIQEAVSIPVMAKVRIGHFVEAQILEAIEIDYIDESEVLSPADDRFHVDKKEFQVPFVCGAKDLGEALRRIAEGASMIRTKGEPGTGDIVQAVRHMRMMNQEIRRIQNLREDELYVAAKDLQVPIELVQYVHEHGKLPVVNFAAGGVATPADAALMMQLGAEGVFVGSGIFKSGDPVKRASAIVKAVTNYQNPQILAQISEDLGEAMVGINENEIQILMAERGK
- the nox gene encoding H2O-forming NADH oxidase, whose product is MSKIVVVGANHAGTACINTMLDNFGHENEIVVFDQNSNISFLGCGMALWIGEQIDGAEGLFYSDKEKLEAKGAKVYMNSPVLSIDYDNKVVTAEVEGQEHKESYDKLIFATGSTPILPPIEGVEIVKGNREFKATLENVQFVKLYQNAEEVIEKLADKSKHLERIAVVGGGYIGVELAEAFERLGKEVVLVDIVDTVLNGYYDKDFTQMMAKNLEDNNIRLALGQTVKAIQGDGKVERLVTDKETFDVDMVVLAVGFRPNTALADGKIELFRNGAFLVDKKQETSIPGVYAVGDCATVYDNARKDTSYIALASNAVRTGIVGAYNACGHELEGIGVQGSNGISIYGLHMVSTGLTLEKAKAAGYNATETGFNDLQKPEFMKHDNHEVAIKIVFDKDSREILGAQMVSRDSAISMGIHMFSLAIQEHVTIDKLALTDLFFLPHFNKPYNYITMAALTAEK
- a CDS encoding FAD:protein FMN transferase, translated to MPLRSRSERLMGTTITISLVDEQADCLLQGAFDLLRELEYRFNANSQESELMEINHQAGIAPVKVHPDLFELIALGLEHSLAPSSHLNISIGPLIQTWRIGFSDALLPELNEIEAVLPLVDPHFIKLDPASSTVFLEKKGMKLDLGCLAKGYSADKVAQYLKVHGVTSALINLGGNILTIGNNQAKEGKDWQIGIQDPRNPRGNHLLTIPVSNKSVVTSGIYERHMTIDGEDYHHIFDSETGFPVETELASLTIISDKSVDGEIWTTRLFGERSASILWQVESLDGIEAILIDKEGNLTCSSGL
- a CDS encoding NADPH-dependent FMN reductase, producing the protein MLKLIAIVGTNSKRSTNRQLLQYMQKHFADKAEIELVEIKDIPVFNKPADKLLPAEILEIAAKIEASDGVIIGTPEYDHSIPAVLMSALAWLSYGIYPLLNKPIMITGASYGTLGSSRAQLQLRQILNAPEIKANVLPDEFLLSHSLQAFNPSGDLVDLDVIKKLDAIFDDFRIFVKITEKLRNAQELLRKDAEEFDWENL
- a CDS encoding NAD(P)H-dependent oxidoreductase translates to MKFVGLVGSNYDQSYNRKLLEFIRRNFKFKFELEVLEIDEVPMFNQDEKWDESFQLRFLYNKITRADGVIIATPEHNHTISASLKSVLEWLSYEVHPFENKPVMIVGASYYDQGTSRAQVHLRKILDAPGVNAYTLPGNEFLLGKAKEAFDNNGNITNEGTVKFLETCLDNFVKYVGVVSKLKKPKPIEPEDLDCGKPIATTITEVDPDDPEWVEKVAAITGAVSGDTYVKLDHGILTVNQIDMFLKAMPFELTYADDNNQFLYYNNAHQDPDTMFAKRVPPQSGSRMSTVHGSLPPARMKNVEWVIGTLRNGNQEYVRTIVPGSPAGVINTHNYQAMYYPDGSYAGINEIVFNFQPWLDWYLKETGQRLVGGSGSFAPAAGGHGDADATSGASDSGDAGGHGGDADATSGASN
- a CDS encoding DUF896 family protein gives rise to the protein MDPKKIDRINELAKKKKTEGLTSAEKVEQAKLREEYIEGYRRSVRHHIEGIKIVDEEGNDVTPEKLRQVQREKGLHGRSLDDPNS